From a single Apium graveolens cultivar Ventura chromosome 2, ASM990537v1, whole genome shotgun sequence genomic region:
- the LOC141706011 gene encoding CRIB domain-containing protein RIC6-like, with translation MGTRMKGLLKGLRYISNIFEEAKEHEIQIGLPTDVKHVAHIGWDGPSSGESPSWMKQYNGGGVVQSAPLNVSGQPRENPQVKWVSQDSARRKSTKSSARDLPELPKSSRCQFTDSSAASPSPKRDPSKSRSRRYQKSDSEGSGRSGRRAKELSNDATDSPSTPTSRKPADGPKKSRHRKSKESSLRSSKSKDKGSYVNDGSTKSEDSLSLTPFSDPESDNADSSIGSSGNKGLPASRLKPFVQEEEKGKILVS, from the exons ATGGGAACAAGAATGAAGGGCCTTTTAAAAGGCCTTAGGTACATTTCAAACATATTTG AGGAGGCAAAAGAACATGAAATACAGATTGGCTTACCAACAGATGTTAAACATGTGGCTCATATAGGGTGGGATGGCCCTTCATCTGGTGAATCTCCAAGCTGG ATGAAGCAGTACAATGGAGGGGGAGTGGTTCAGTCAGCGCCTCTTAATGTATCTGGACAACCTCGAGAGAATCCTCAAGTCAAATGGGTTTCTCAAG ATTCAGCAAGGAGGAAGAGCACAAAATCTTCAGCTAGAGACCTACCAGAATTGCCAAAATCATCACGGTGCCAATTTACAGACAGCTCAGCAGCAAGTCCATCTCCAAAAAGGGATCCATCCAAGTCAAGGTCGAGGAGATACCAAAAATCAGATTCTGAAGGCAGTGGTAGAAGCGGTCGAAGGGCCAAGGAGTTGAGCAATGATGCAACTGATTCGCCTTCAACTCCAACCTCTAGAAAACCAGCAGATGGTCCAAAGAAATCTAGACACAGAAAATCCAAAGAATCCTCTCTTAGATCATCAAAATCAAAGGACAAGGGGTCGTACGTTAATGACGGATCAACAAAATCTGAAGATAGTCTCTCTCTAACTCCATTCTCCGACCCTGAATCTGATAATGCTGATTCATCAATAGGGTCATCTGGTAATAAAGGTTTACCAGCTTCCAGGCTGAAACCCTTTGTACAAGAGGAAGAAAAGGGAAAAATCTTGGTGTCTTGA